The window GGGTGGGAAAAACGTAAGGCCAAAGAAAGAGCCGAAAAATTACAGTTTTCTGTACTTGATGATATTCCAAACGCGCTCCCTGCGCTGATGAAAGCTTATAAAATTCAAAAGCGCTGCGCTTGTGTTGGTTTTGATTGGAATACGCTTGGTCCAGTCGTTGAGAAAGTGCATGAAGAACTTGAAGAAGTTATGGAAGAAGCCACTCAAGCTGTTGTTGACCAAGAACACCTTGAAGAGGAAATTGGTGATTTATTATTTGCGGTGGTGAATTTGTCTCGTCACTTAGGTCATAAGCCGGAAATAGCATTACAAAAAGCATGTAATAAGTTTGAACGACGTTTTAGGCAAATCGAAAAAAATTTATCTGAAAGTGGTAAATCGACAGAAAGTGCTACACTTGAGGAGATGGAAATACTCTGGCAGCGTGTTAAGTCACAAGAATAGATAGCTCGTTATATTTCGCGTTACAGTGTTATTGGCTGTTGATCTTTGATGGTCAATTTTCATTCGAATTAAAGCCATTTTAGGCAAGGCGAAAGGTTCGCCGTCAAGTGAACTTGGCAAGAACCTATTAACGCAGCATCAAATGA of the Providencia rettgeri genome contains:
- the mazG gene encoding nucleoside triphosphate pyrophosphohydrolase, producing MSQENCQIERLLSIMAQLRDPQTGCPWDKVQTFKTIAPYTLEETYEVLDAIEREDFSDLKSELGDLLFQVVFYAQMAHEKSLFDFNDICQAVSDKLEHRHPHIFDANNSLSSNEVIEGWEKRKAKERAEKLQFSVLDDIPNALPALMKAYKIQKRCACVGFDWNTLGPVVEKVHEELEEVMEEATQAVVDQEHLEEEIGDLLFAVVNLSRHLGHKPEIALQKACNKFERRFRQIEKNLSESGKSTESATLEEMEILWQRVKSQE